Proteins encoded together in one Triticum dicoccoides isolate Atlit2015 ecotype Zavitan chromosome 7B, WEW_v2.0, whole genome shotgun sequence window:
- the LOC119339590 gene encoding 3beta-hydroxysteroid-dehydrogenase/decarboxylase-like: protein MVDVDLLPSPILQIIPSLNRSLPWMMLLKLARVRITDLDPDIAMEPTEDDGLLGAALRDGRAAYISVDVCQLAQLTQALEGVDTVFHTATADQIKNNSQLHYKVNVKGTKNVIEACNTCKVKTLIYTSSSGVVFDGVHGLFGADESTPYPDKFPDAYTQTKAEAEKLVMGANGIDELLTCCIHPGSIFGPGGTIVSTLVSYGGMMIILGDGKNCDDFVYVENVVHAHICAEKTLSTKDGAKRSGGKTYFITNMEPVNMWDFIYIVLEELGYKSRFRLRIPLCLLEPITFVVDWSYNNIFSHYGMRQPGMLTSTRIKYATLNRTFKCNNAVEQLGYKAIVSLKEGVNMTTEFYKRLRARDMRISI from the exons CTTGCACGCGTGCGGATCACCGACCTCGACCCCGACATCGCCATGGAGCCCACCGAGGATGATGGGCTCCTTGGCGCCGCCCTCCGTGACGGCCGCGCCGCCTACATCTCTGTCGACGTCTGCCAATTGGCCCAGCTCACACAAG CTCTGGAAGGGGTAGATACTGTTTTCCACACTGCTACCGCGGATCAGATCAAGAACAACTCCCAACTCCATTACAAGGTCAACGTCAAGG GGACAAAGAATGTCATCGaggcttgtaacacatgcaaggttAAGACACTCATATACACTAGTTCCAGTGGAGTTGTATTCGATGGAGTTCATGGCCTCTTTGGTGCAGATGAATCAACACCATATCCAGATAAG TTTCCTGATGCATACACACAAACCAAGGCAGAAGCCGAAAAGCTGGTGATGGGAGCCAATGGAATAGATGAGCTTCTCACTTGTTGTATACATCCTGGCTCCATCTTTGGCCCTGGTGGCAcaatagtgtcaactttagtttCTTACGGAGGAATGATG ATCATTCTTGGTGATGGCAAGAATTGTGATGATTTTGTATATGTTGAGAATGTGGTGCATGCTCATATATGTGCCGAGAAAACCCTTTCTACGAAAGACGGTGCAAAGAGAAGTGGAGGCAAA ACCTACTTTATAACTAACATGGAGCCAGTAAATATGTGGGACTTTATTTACATAGTTTTGGAAGAACTTGGATACAAAAG CCGTTTCAGATTAAGAATACCTTTATGTCTTTTGGAGCCGATAACATTTGTGGTAGACTGGAGCTATAATAATATATTCTCGCACTATGGGATGCGTCAACCTGGCATGCTAACATCCACAAGAATTAAGTATGCGACCCTCAATAGAACATTCAAGTGCAACAATGCTGTTGAACAACTTGGTTACAAAGCAATAGTGTCACTCAAG GAGGGAGTAAACATGACTACTGAATTCTACAAGCGCTTAAGGGCGCGAGATATGCGCATTTCTATTTGA